TACGTAGTAAATATATTTAACGAGGCATGCTATGAGAAGAATTTACAGCCAAAGCATTAACAACCACTCAAACCAAGTAGCGATAAATAATCTCGCCAACTCCTTGGGCGTAGCTCAAAGCCGTATTCTGGAGACAATCCTAGACGCGATTGATTTAGACGACTTGGTGGCCTTGACCACCCGCCAACTATCATTGAAAACCACAAATACAATTAGACTAGACAGTCCCACATCTCAACTTATCCGAGATGAGATTGCTCACTCGATATCGCTACTGAGCAACAGGGTGATCGATGCGGCAGCCGCAGGAGCCAGAACAGGTGTCATGTCCCTTCTTGAAACCGGAGAACCGGCATGAGTATTTTTACAATTGATAAATTTTGCTCAAAGGATATTGCGTCACGAGCCGACTACAATGAAATTGGCCTTGAGCTAACTTATTCTCGCTCAGGCTCAGAGGACTATTATTTAAATGCCAACAGCGACACACTGCTGGCAGCCCTAGTTGGGAGCGGATCACACAAGCTTAACCTCGGATCGATGCCCAGACCTGGGGACTACCAGGCGTTGATGTCCGGTATAAACCCTCGAACCGAGCAGGCGTTCTGTAGCAAGACAAGACAAACTCAGCTACAAACTGACAATCACGCCCTGGCCGGATTTTCCACATCATTCAACGTCGAAAAATCGCTCTCACTGCTGTACGCCACTCTCCCGCGTGATCAGCAGATGGAATTTGAGTGCGCGATGATGGAGGCCGCCAGTCGAACCATCCAGCATCTCGAAAAACGCGGCATCTTTGCATACCGAACAGGCGCACAAGGAAGCGAAAGCCATCCAGGAGAAGTTGTTGCAGCGACTTACCTCCACTTCACCAACCGTAACCAGGAACCGCATCTTCATGTTCACGCCGAAATTCCCAACCTGATTCTGGGCAGTGACGGTCAATGGAGAACGTTGGATGCCCGAGAGCTGTATCGACGACAGGTAGAGATTGGAGCGCTGTTCGATGCCTGCCTTGCCAGCATCCTTCAGCGCGATCTTCCAGAAATTGCCAGTCACTTCGAATGCAATCCTGAACGCACTGGTTTGATTGTTGCAGGCATTGATCGCAATACCGCCATGTGCTTTTCGACTCGCCGTGCGGAGATCCAAGATGGCCTGAAAGCTATGGGAGCTTCAGGCGCGGATGCGGCGCGAGCTGTTGCAAAAAGAACACGCCAAGCCAAAGCAGCAGTTGAAGGAAATTTACTACGTGAGGAATGGAAATCCCGCCTAGCAGATCTATCACCCGTCACCGGGGATCTCACGCCAGCCACTCTGCTTGCCGTCGAAGCAATGGTTTTCAAGAACAGCAGCGTCTTCAAACAACATGATCTTGATCGTGCTGTCGCAATGCTCAGCATCCTCCATGGCGGTATCGGATCACTCCCTGAAATTGAGTCTGCCGTCGCACAGCAGCTGGGAGTTGTGCGTCTGCCAGCCAGTCCTGGAGCAAAACCATTATTTACGACCGAAACCTTCAGGCAGCTCGAAGTCGATATGCTCCGCTTTGCTCGCAAAGCGTCAGGTCATAGACAGCAATTCTCCCTGTCCGACCTAAAGATCCAACAAGCTTTGCAGCAATGCGAACAGGAGAAGGGCTTTCCCCTTCGCGATGAGCAGATTCAGGCCATGGTGCACGCCACAGATGGCAGACAGATCGCGATCATTCAGGGGGCTGCGGGCACCGGAAAGTCTGCGTCACTCGCTGCGCTCAAAATCGCCTACAGCTCGGCTGGGCATCGTGTACTGGGTCTTGCGCCATCAGGTGCCGCGGCGGCAGAACTTCAAAAAAGCTCCGGCATTGACTCGCAGACTATTCATGCGCTGCTCATGCAGCTTGAGAACGATAACGCCCGGAAACCACTCCACCTGACCGACCATGACGTGATCGTACTGGATGAAGCCGGCATGGTTGATACCCGTACGCTGCACAAACTCATGAGCCATGTGGAAGCAACAGGGGCAAAGATCGTTCTTGTGGGGGACTCCAAACAGCTTGAAGCTGTTGGCTCTGCGTCCACACTGCATATGCTCACCCAGCACCTGGGCGCCGCAAGACTTGAGCAGATAGCGCGCCAGCGAAGTGCCGATGATAGAGCGATCAGCCAGGCTTGGTTTTCCGATACTGGCGACGCCCCAACGATGATGCAACGACGCGGATTAGTTCGGGAAACGAATAACGACCAAGCCTCGCCTATTGAGCTCATGCTCACCGATGCCTCGAAGGTACACAAAGCAGGCACCGACTGGAGAGAAATTCTCTTGCTTGCTGATCGAAATAGCCATGTAAACCAGCTGAATCAGCGC
The Pseudomonas mendocina DNA segment above includes these coding regions:
- the mobF gene encoding MobF family relaxase yields the protein MSIFTIDKFCSKDIASRADYNEIGLELTYSRSGSEDYYLNANSDTLLAALVGSGSHKLNLGSMPRPGDYQALMSGINPRTEQAFCSKTRQTQLQTDNHALAGFSTSFNVEKSLSLLYATLPRDQQMEFECAMMEAASRTIQHLEKRGIFAYRTGAQGSESHPGEVVAATYLHFTNRNQEPHLHVHAEIPNLILGSDGQWRTLDARELYRRQVEIGALFDACLASILQRDLPEIASHFECNPERTGLIVAGIDRNTAMCFSTRRAEIQDGLKAMGASGADAARAVAKRTRQAKAAVEGNLLREEWKSRLADLSPVTGDLTPATLLAVEAMVFKNSSVFKQHDLDRAVAMLSILHGGIGSLPEIESAVAQQLGVVRLPASPGAKPLFTTETFRQLEVDMLRFARKASGHRQQFSLSDLKIQQALQQCEQEKGFPLRDEQIQAMVHATDGRQIAIIQGAAGTGKSASLAALKIAYSSAGHRVLGLAPSGAAAAELQKSSGIDSQTIHALLMQLENDNARKPLHLTDHDVIVLDEAGMVDTRTLHKLMSHVEATGAKIVLVGDSKQLEAVGSASTLHMLTQHLGAARLEQIARQRSADDRAISQAWFSDTGDAPTMMQRRGLVRETNNDQASPIELMLTDASKVHKAGTDWREILLLADRNSHVNQLNQRVREIRMLDRELDKKAEKVIRVSNDRGYSRELELCPGDRIMLRKNSKLGQTPVFNGDRATVISIEDHKPGTDGAKNETVVHARLDRSGIEISWRLSDYDRLDHAYAMTVHKSQGLTVEHAFYIVSETTDRRSAYVAFTRSKAACSFYLAPECKSTFANNTSLFRSKMTALDADPGTKKRTLHQVIGAVEKTFRTLQPGTKVLLEKAGIHFSYPGTTSYPAMEVDYHQPSLKLHSTARQKLLLLIQRLREHLKTDKSLPTKDAPSQPRAHSHLPEPTLSP